The Flavobacterium sp. 1 genome contains the following window.
AAATTTGGAACCGCAGGCAAATGCTATTTGATCTAAAAGTGATAAAATATAGCCTCCGTGAATTTTTCCGCTAAAATTGGTGTGTGAGGGAAGCATTAATACTGATATGCTGACATGAGATGAAGATACTGTTTTGTAAATTTTGTCCATTGATTTAATTTTGGTTAATCGTCCTTTGGTATAGTTTGTGAAATATTTTAGTCTAATTTAAAAGCGGGCTTTCGTCGGTTTCAGCTCTTTTTAAAATGCTTTCTGGAAGTGCTTTTTTAGCTTTGGCACCCATTTTTTTGAGTTTTTCGACGCTTGTGATGAGGTTTCCTTTTCCTTCCACTAGTTTATTCATGGCGCCTTGATATTCAACTTTACTCTCTTCGATTTTTTTGCCAATTTTTATTAAATCGGCAACAAAACCTTCAAATTTATCATATAATGCACCAGCTTGTCTTGCTATTTCAAAGGCATTTTCCTGCTGTTTTTGGTTCGTCCACATACTGTCAATCGTGCGTAAAGTTGCCAGCAGGGTAGAAGGAGTTACAATCACGATGTTTTTTTCGAAAGCTTTGTTGTATAATGTAGTGTCTTCGTTAAGTGCCAATGCAAAAGCGGGTTCCATAGGGATAAAAAGCAAAACAAAATCAGGGCTTTCTATCTGGTATAAATCGTGGTAATTTTTTCCTCCCAATTGATCTACGTGGCTTTTTATCGAATTGACGTGTTCTCTTAAAAAAGTTTTCTTTAAACTTTCATCTTCTTCATTAATGAATTTTTCATAAGCTGTTAGGGAAACTTTAGAATCGACAATCATCTTTTTTCCATCAGGAAGATTGATGACAACGTCAGGAAAAACACGATTGCCTTCCTCTGTGGTATGACTTTGCTGTACATGGTATTCTCTGTCTTTTTCCAATCCTGATTTTTCTAAGACACGTTCCAGTACCAGTTCGCCCCAGTTTCCCTGCATTTTGCTGTCGCCTTTTAGTGCTTTGGTCAAATTTAGGGTTTCTTTGCTCATTTGAGCATTCATTTCGCTCAAGCCTATTATCTGCTGGCGCAGAGCGGCGTGGTAATCAATACTTTCTTTGTGTGTGTCTTCGACTTTCTTTTCGAATAATTGAATTTTATCCTGCAATGGAGTCAGGATGTTTTTCATGTTTTCTTTGTTTTGCTCAGTAAACTTATTCGATTTTTCGTCTAATATTTTATTGGCAAGATTCTCAAATTCTTTGGTGAATTTTTCCTGCAGTTTTTCAACTTCATCTTTTTGTTCTTTATTGCGTTCCCAAAGATTTTCAAAATCTACTTCTTTTTTAGAAAGCTGAATGGCTAAACTGTCTTTCTCATTTCGGATATTTTCTTTCTCAGAATTAGATAATTCCAGCTGTTTTTCGAATGCATTTTTATCCAATAAAAACTGTTCTTTCTGTTGGCTTAATTGGGAATTCAGAGCGATTAATTTTTCTTCCAGACTTACTTTTTCCGATTGGAATCGGGCAGAAAATAGGAGTTTGCCAATGAAAACGCCTATTGCAAGCGCAATAATAAAAACGACTAATAAAGGAAGAATTGTTAACATAGATGTTTCTTTTTTAAAAATGTAAAAGTAAGCATTAATACGTAGTGCTTAATTTTTAAAAATGAAATTTCACGAATTATTAGAAATCCAATGCTAAATCAACAATTTTCAACTTTTTTTAAATCATCACGCAACCTTTTTAAAAATATGCCATCTTACTAGTATACAAATTAATTAAAAAGTAGATATGAAGCGTTTTATTATAGTAGCCCTGATAGCTTTTAGTTTTTCTTCCTGTACAGATTCATTAGGTGATAATGTTCAAAATTGTGGCGATGTCAGAAATGTGGCTTATGAGAATTTTAAATATTGCGGGCAGCCAAAAGAGAATCCAACCAAGCCTATTTATGTGCTTATAAACTCAAATGAAGAACTGCAAAAGCATTTTGCCCCTTGTGACCCCTTTAGTCCTCTGCCTGATTTTACTCAAAAAAGAGTCTTAGGACTTTTATCAGGACCAAAACCTACATCAGGCTATGATATAAAAATCCAATCTGTAGTAGAGGATGACTGTCAAATTCTAGTTCAATATTCTGAAAGAGTACCTGGTGATAGTGAGATTGTACTTCAGACAATTACTTATCCAGCAGATTATATTATTCTTCCAAAATCAAGCAAGCCTATTATATTTTCCAAAGTAAATGCGGTTGTTGATTATGCTATTGTAGGTACTTACGGAGAGTGTGCTACGACAGATTGTTATCAATTTTATAGAGTAGAAAATTACAAAGTGTTTAAATATTTTAATTTGACAAGTTTAGCAAGTGATTTTTATCAATTAAATTATAAAGCATTAGTTTTTAGAGATGATTATGCTTCTTTTC
Protein-coding sequences here:
- a CDS encoding protease complex subunit PrcB family protein — its product is MKRFIIVALIAFSFSSCTDSLGDNVQNCGDVRNVAYENFKYCGQPKENPTKPIYVLINSNEELQKHFAPCDPFSPLPDFTQKRVLGLLSGPKPTSGYDIKIQSVVEDDCQILVQYSERVPGDSEIVLQTITYPADYIILPKSSKPIIFSKVNAVVDYAIVGTYGECATTDCYQFYRVENYKVFKYFNLTSLASDFYQLNYKALVFRDDYASFLSKIPTEIKNLKGQTKTFGSPNAHDQGGVYLEWNQGGVVTKIYLDNDNTADQTAEVIAFKKVIQDKVALLKTKS
- the rmuC gene encoding DNA recombination protein RmuC gives rise to the protein MLTILPLLVVFIIALAIGVFIGKLLFSARFQSEKVSLEEKLIALNSQLSQQKEQFLLDKNAFEKQLELSNSEKENIRNEKDSLAIQLSKKEVDFENLWERNKEQKDEVEKLQEKFTKEFENLANKILDEKSNKFTEQNKENMKNILTPLQDKIQLFEKKVEDTHKESIDYHAALRQQIIGLSEMNAQMSKETLNLTKALKGDSKMQGNWGELVLERVLEKSGLEKDREYHVQQSHTTEEGNRVFPDVVINLPDGKKMIVDSKVSLTAYEKFINEEDESLKKTFLREHVNSIKSHVDQLGGKNYHDLYQIESPDFVLLFIPMEPAFALALNEDTTLYNKAFEKNIVIVTPSTLLATLRTIDSMWTNQKQQENAFEIARQAGALYDKFEGFVADLIKIGKKIEESKVEYQGAMNKLVEGKGNLITSVEKLKKMGAKAKKALPESILKRAETDESPLLN